The following are encoded in a window of Desulfurellaceae bacterium genomic DNA:
- a CDS encoding SDR family NAD(P)-dependent oxidoreductase, which translates to MADSPSLPVAAVLGVGPGLGAALARRFAQTYAVAINARRAAYLSSLATDIRASGGQVLEVPADIGDQAQVETVFKTIREQLGPPEVLLYNAGNGSWGTITDVTPEQYETTWRVNAYGAFLSAKEVAPDMIAKGRGSMLFTGATAGVKAGARSVAFGPAKFALRGLVQSMARDLGPKGIHVAWINVDGVIDIPGRDISGFTAEDMLKPEAIAETYWHLAHQDASAWTTELEVRPFKEKF; encoded by the coding sequence ATGGCAGACTCACCATCCCTTCCGGTTGCCGCCGTGCTCGGCGTTGGACCGGGCTTAGGCGCCGCCCTGGCCCGCCGCTTTGCCCAGACCTACGCGGTTGCCATTAACGCGCGCCGGGCAGCGTATCTCAGCTCGCTGGCCACCGACATCCGGGCCAGCGGTGGCCAGGTCTTAGAGGTTCCGGCCGATATCGGCGACCAGGCTCAGGTTGAGACCGTGTTCAAGACGATTCGGGAACAGCTCGGCCCACCCGAAGTCTTGCTCTACAACGCCGGCAACGGCTCGTGGGGCACAATCACCGATGTCACGCCGGAACAGTACGAGACCACTTGGCGGGTGAATGCCTATGGGGCGTTTCTGAGTGCCAAGGAAGTGGCGCCGGACATGATTGCCAAAGGCCGCGGCAGCATGCTGTTCACCGGTGCGACCGCAGGTGTCAAGGCCGGCGCTCGGTCGGTCGCCTTTGGTCCGGCCAAGTTTGCCCTGCGCGGGCTGGTGCAATCCATGGCGCGCGACCTGGGGCCCAAAGGGATTCACGTCGCCTGGATCAATGTTGACGGGGTGATCGACATCCCCGGTCGGGACATCTCCGGGTTCACGGCGGAGGACATGCTGAAACCCGAGGCCATTGCCGAGACCTACTGGCATCTGGCCCACCAGGATGCCAGCGCCTGGACCACCGAGCTGGAAGTACGGCCGTTCAAGGAGAAGTTCTAA